The Arachis ipaensis cultivar K30076 chromosome B03, Araip1.1, whole genome shotgun sequence region aagagaagcggATTAAATATAAACacataatttttagaaaataattcaaCTTTGGAGATCTATTAAAAGGAAATAAATTTTTACTCCTCTCTAGATGTTCTGCCCATATACCATCAAAAgtgttagatattttttattcttataacATCTCCAGTAGATATAGCAAATTATGCAGTTATGAAATTTTGTTCACCTCAATAATAAGCTTCATAGTTCATAATAAGGAGCAATCAAGGGCTTTCCGATTTGATCAAGTAATGACATCAAAAGTGATTAAAAGTAAGAAATGTCTAAAACTAACCAAACGCTATACCCCAAAGCAAAAATCAATATTTGAAGTGGAACAACTGCACATGTGACTTGATTCTTGAATTGGAGAAAGTTCCTTTTGCAATATCAAAAGTGTACCAATAGCATGCTTTAAGATAAGAGATCAATTTGATTCACAATAAATCATTGAAAATATTGTTCCTAATGCTAGCAATATGTGTTCCGTAGACTTCTATATATTCTGGATTTATGTTCATACTTGGTTGATTGATAACTCTTCACAGCACTTAATTTATCAGTTACTGAGGGTGGAAACTGGAAACCAATTTTTTAGTGTTTCTCTAATTCCATTCTTATATTCTGGATTTATGTTGTTCATTCGTGGGGTTTTCCTCTATACTATAATGGTAGTTACTTTAAGCTCGTTCTCTATGTTTTAAGAGTTGAAGTTCCTGAAACTAAGTTGTAGGAGATTATTCAAATTACTTAAAGCACTAATTTGAAACAGCAAGAGTTATAGCTGTGTTCATATAAGAGGTACCTGATAAAATTCAAAATGTTATTATCAAATAATTGTTTGAGCCTCACAAAAATtcacagaaaacaaaaagtaccTGATCAAATTCAAAAGGTTATTATGCAGTTATTATTATGATACTTATGAATTGATGATAAGTTGCATTTATATTATTTCATCTAATGGCCAATCTCAGATGAGTAGAAATAAGCTAATCAAGCATACCAAATAATGAGTAGTCTACGATGAGTGCAAATCAAAGTAATATAACATCAATTTTTGACGTAAATGAAGGCACTAACCTTGGTCTCATACTCAACGCTTGCCTCGGAGAGTAAATCAGCTCTAGTTTCTCCATCCTTGGCTTAGCATTCATTAGAGACACTTACTTTGTGCCCTTCAACTCTGCTCAATTTGCCACCTTCAACCATTCTGCTCAATTTGCCCACTCTGCATTTGCCTACGTTAATGTGCCAAACTCTAAGGCTCGCGCCTTAATCTTAGTTTGTAGAATTAAacttcaaaatcatcaaaatcacttAATTCACATATGCAGTTTAAATATTACAATAAGAGACTTTAAAGCCTCTAAATACTAAATAGATATCCTTTTATTCTGCAAAGCCTCTTAAGAAATTCAAACATATACACATTAAAACCAAATAAAGTAACACCTCATTTAAATCCCTAAAGAAGCCgccttaaattatttaaaattctcATTAGTTATTTCTTTAATTCTAAAGCCACTTCATttgtttaaaagaaaaaaaaaattatgatagaTTAACCAATATTTTAGAATTCCAGACAAATTCTGACCAAATGAAGAgccaatttaaaatattaaaaactgaTCAGCTAtactaattttaaatttcttgtaattcaagaAACTGCTGGAGTTAAACCATAAATAACAAAGACTTCAACTAACCATTTCTTAGCTCAGAGAATTGCCTCTCCAGATTGCATTTCTCGTTCAACATCTGCAGCTCTTGCATCCAAATAAATTCATTTAATTTCATGGagttaaaaaaatttagatacaTCTTTCATACCTGTATATTCCATACCTTCATACAGGCAACAGCAACCTGTTCCCAAAGGGAGAAGATCTCCTCCTCCTGAGCCCTGGCTCGGGCATGAAGTCCCTGCAAAAAGAGAGTTAAGTATAGTAAAGTATTGTGTAGCATCTTCTAGCAAACTTTTAAAACTGAGTATCATAggaaaaaaacatatatatatcaCATTTCATTACCATAATGTCAATGTCCTATAATCATAGTTATATTGAATTCTCACTATCTACCGAATAAAGTTATTATTTCTTTAGTATGCGAATTACATCgttatcttttctttatcaatGCGGTGACAGTTTGTCTTcattttaacaaataaaatagCATAGATAAACATATGCGTATAACAATGAAAACGTGAGTTAGACCATCACCGAACTTCTCACCTAGATAGTCCCCCACCGCTTGTATTATTATATTGGTCAAATTCTAAATTTGGCAGTTATCGTACATATTACATAGATTGACTTAACGACTATGGGTGTGTTTGTGAAACACGTTAGAGAAGATAAAAGTAGATTGAAGTGCTTTGAACTCTATTCTTTGATGTTTGGCAATTTTTTTTTCTGAACGTTAATAATTTTGCATCCCAAAAGCTCGTTCACTAGAAGTAAAAAATTATAGTTTCTGCTTTTCAAACTATCCAGAATAGTATGAAAAAAATCAAACTTATAAATATGAAAAAATCTCAAAAAGATTCCAACAAACTTATAAATATCAAACTACCCATTTTCATTTTTTGTGAACCCCTCCAAAAAATGGAGCATATCATACATCTTGAATATTCTCAATTTCTATTATTCTCTAACAAAATCATCTTAAACCTGTTAAATTTAGCTCTTGTATTCCAGCATGGATAGGCTTACTTGAATTACTTTAGGAAAGTAACACGATGAAATAATGTAAATATAAATGTTAATTATCTGCAACTACATCCTGCTTttctgaaaaataaatttaataattgttCCACATTAATAAGCCAAACAATTTATAGTTTCTACACATGATTTATGCACATAAAGATACCAAGTAAAAAATCCATCAGATGCAAGCAAATAACTAACCTTCAATTATGTCAGCagagtaaaaacaaaaattacTTCCTTCAAAAGCAGAGGCCACCAATTTATCAAAAGTCAATAATTAATAGTTTGATATTTTTTATGAAGCAGACAGTTATTAGCTAATGTCAAAACAAAAGTAACTGCATCCTAGATAATATGCACTAAAGCTATATACACTAGACTACTCAAACATTCCCACCGAGAATTACAATACACTATTATGAAAGCATTTCCTTTGTATTAATTACTTTTACCCTGCAATTTTATGTGATAACAGGAAACTTCCGTACCTGTTGGTGCCTCCTTTGAGCACTTCCGTACCTGTTGGTGCCTCCTTTGAGCACTGCAATCACGGCTAAGCAAAGCTGTAACATTTCCATAGTGATCAAAATGAGAAAAGTTTAAAAAAAAGTATACAACAACAATCTAAAGACATATATATATAGGAAAGccataaaaataagataaaatattcaatttatacaaattctaaaaacaaaagataaaagaaaaggaTATATGGTATAGTTAAAACACCATGTTGAATTAACTGTTACATTTGATAGGATTCCACTATGATTTTTAATCCTACAGGGTCAAGCAAAagaaattagaattttaaaagtTGCATTTTCCAAAACCTGTTTCTCATATGTTCTTAGTAAAGAACCCAAATGAAAATCTTTAGTTTAGAAAGGATGATTTTTTTTGAAGCAGCAGTGTTATTATGAACTCATATACTAATTCTTCTTCACATAAACAAAAGCATACTGCATTAGTGCATATGAAAGAACCTATCTCCGTAACACTTTGAGTATTTACTGTTAAAAGTTCATATATATACACACTAAATCAATGTTTTTCCATCATATACATAAACAGATAAATACTATTGGAataagttattttttaaatttactaaaatcttaaatacaataataaaagaaGTAAGGAAATACCTAACATTATAAAACCTCTTTCCTCAAAGATTTGTCAGCCCTAACATTATACCTAACATTATAACATCTTTCATACCTGTATATTCCATACCTTCATACAGGCAACAGCAACCTGTTCCCAAAGGGAGAAGATCTCCTCCTCCTGAGCCCTGGCTCGGGCATGAAGTCCCTGCAAAAAGAGAGTTAAGTATAGTAAAGTATTGTGTAGCATCTTCTAGCAAACTTTTAAAACTGAGTATCATAggaaaaaaacatatatatatcaCATTTCATTACCATAATGTCAAGGTCCTGCACATTATTGAGTGCATCATTGCTTTGGAATTTCTGTGAGTCTAGAATACTGTTTCAAAATTGTGCCTATAATGCATGCACCAAAAAACttataaaaagcttaaacattcAATTCATTCAAGACACAAAATTATCACTATTTaccaaataaaattattatttttttattgtgtaaATTACATCgttatcttttctttatcaatCAATGCGGTGACAGTTTGTCTTCATTTTAACAGATAAAATAGCATAGATAAATATAGGAACATATCAATGAAAACGTGAGTTAGACCGTCACCGAACTTCTCCCCTAGATAGTCCTCCACCGCTTATATTATTATATTGGttaaattctaaatttggtgGTTATCGTATATATTACATAAACTGACTTAACGACTATTTAATAAGCTGAGTATTTTATAGAGAAATTATGTCCTTATCCCTTTTTTTATCTATAAATGCTAGAATTTGGATTCAATTTAGTTGAGTTGCAAGATGCCTTGCAAAATcacaatgaattaaaaaaaaaaaaaaaaacaaaggaaaGCAGATAAAGTGAACATAGAAATAGGTATAACAATATTACAACATCCAATGACAAGTCTAATCTTGGAGCCTCTCACCAAAATGGTGACCCACTTATATTGGTTAAATATAAAGTTTGACAGATATCATACATAGATAGACTTAATTACTATCTCATAAcctgattttattttcatgcttCCAAAGTGTGCATCAGATTTAATATTTAGAACACCAAAAAAtactctgtttttattttttatttgattattttttaatattttatttatataaattctctttttatttttttataaaattttattttattttattttattttatttttgaatcattTGAACCGGACGCCTTTTGCGGCGAACCTGATGTTCAACAATAATACATGAGAGCTTATTAATGAAGATTGAAGAATTATGAATCATGGACCTTCCTTGCATTCATTTGGAGGGAAGGAGTGAACAATATACTCAATAGTGAGTTCTATAATTCTGTACATAACTTTTATTCTCATGTAGAAACAGTGTATTTAGTAGCATTGAAAACACTATACAGTTGAAAATAATATGAATATCTGTGCTAGAAAACTTTTTCCTCATCTGCTGAAACAATGTGGCTACATTAGGGGTAGACGCGTGTTTTGTCGCTGCAAAAAATCCTGCTGCATTCGCAGAAGTCGCATAAAGCCATAAACTATCAGATGAGTTATTGGTAAGTGTTGGTAATTAGTAATTGGTAATTCCATGATTAATCTGTTGGGCTTTTTTCTGCTGTCTCAGAAATGTTTTTGGTATATAGTATTGGGGCTTATTTTTTCGGCTTGGTCTATACATTATGTGATCCATACCATATGATAATAAAGTTATGAACTATATATGGAACAGGAAAAAATATGAGATGGacctaaataataataataataataataataataataataataataataataataataataataataataataataataataataataataataatattattttagtaAATAGTAATATAcactatttttaaatttatttcaagaatacatGTTGAGAATAAAGTTTGACAGATTGacacgtgatgatatttaggtATATCCAAATATGttcgaataaatttttttttattaagacacagaCACATACTACCacgtatattttaattttttaaatttaaacttcTCATTTCTTAAAATAGTACCTTTGtttaaattgattaattaaaattacttattttaatatttattctgCAATCTTAGTTTTCAAcactttcaaaataaaaaaatatgaaatttaaaattatttgttttcaaagatttaatgatttcaaattctaaaatttgaaattaaaaaaaactaaaatgtaAAATTATCTATTTTCAAAtctttaatgatttcaaaatttaaaattcattttgctactttttctccTCTCCTTTTAtaagatttattgtatttttaaattaaaatatcaatttttttagagtatttattttcaaattatttaatttatactaaatttttgtcaatctattaatatataatgGTTAACTAGTCACACAGTGAATTCACACACTATTTAGCATTGTTAAATGATGGCCGAGAGAGTGACAACTGTCCTATAtagttttgttttttttctcCTCATAATAGGAGATATTGATAGCATTTGATTGGCTGTTAACACATCACACGGATTGCCTTTCGTTGATCAGCCAAATGCTATGATTTCAAATACAAAACTCATTAGCaggaattttttcgaaaaaattttcgaATGCGTTTtaggggaaggggaaggggaaggggtTGGGGATGGGGAAGGAGAAGGGGAAGGGAAAGGTTGGGGATGGGAATGCGGATGGAACAGATTGGGAATTAATATGTTGGGAGGGGAAGGGGGGTTTCTACGCTacactttctttttttcttttttcttttttttggtttgAATTGGGGCCTATGCCtgggctttttttttttaatttttttggttcaAAACGACGTTTTTAAGGTTCTGATGAACGGAAAATATCTCAGGGACTATTATGAGTCTCAGAGTGCAAATTTGGAGACGAATTTGAGAAATTATTAAGTTTAGGGATCACTTTGAGACTCGAGTGCAAATTCAGAGATTACTTTGAGGCTTAACTCGCGGTTCACTCCATCCGCAAATATATTGAAGTTTCTCTGCTCAATATTTTCCACTAATCTTTTTATGTTTCTGGTGTGTAGGTATGGCGAGTTAAAGATTTTGAATGTGGGGTGTAATCTATAATGTAAGTTACTATTTTTGAGTAGACAACTTAAGTTTCAAAGGCAAAACACAGCTACTAATGCTACCAATTTAGATTCTGTCCAACTATTTACTTCTAACCTAAAATTATTTTGTTGTTATCAGTTTTTCCCAATCTTTTCTTCTCCTCAATCTTGCACTGTAATACTGGAGCAGTAGTATATTGGAGGCCACCACTGCTGCTAAATCCACCGCCGGAGAAGAAAGTCATtacaaagaggagagagaaaaaattgGAAGAAGAAAAGTAGAGAGGAAGACCCGAAGCAGAAAACGTGGGAGAGGAGGAGCCCTTCAGCTACCATACACCGCCGCTTCACCGTCGTTACCGCCGGAAAGGACCATAGCCACCGTGCCCTTGACCTGGTCTTGCTTTGCCCCCCTTATCTGTTCTGCCTCTGCCATGgaatttattttgataaatttattttttaaattgctaTTTTGCTATTTTCTCTTTCTACTCTTCCCCTGCCATTAAAAATCATGAGACAGAAGTGCAAGTATGAACTTAAGGTATTTTTCTTTCGTGCAATTTCTGTTTTATAACAGTGATAACAAATATGGTGACCAAAAGCATATATCATAATATTCACTTCTAGAGCTCATACATTTTCTTAATTATTCATCCAAAAATGTGTTTTGAGATCCATCTTTTAAAGATCTTATTCTTGAGAATCAATGATAGTACTATCAACATTGAGAATCTCTGATCTGTCTTATAGTCAAATGATAATGGTATATGGATAAATTTTAGTTTGTTCAAATCTGCATTGTATAATCCTAAATTATTTCTGGCAAAATACACTATTTCTGCCAACTAAATTTATTTGAAGCATACTATTTTATATTTGCATTTTGGTCTCTGGTCATTACGTTATTTGATCTATACttattttggtttatatgtttgGTATGTGATACTGACAGAGATGTTTATATCCCAAATTTCTCCTCTCTTGCAGATTTCATGGTGCAAATGCCGTGTCACTAGCATTTAGTGTTCTTGAGAAGCTTATTGAGCTTTTAGGCTTCGTTTGGTTGATGTATAGGATGAGACATAGACACAAAGACACAGACATTAAAGACATAGACATAAAATATTTGTGTCTAtgtattgtgtttggtaaaaataatgaacaagacacaaatatttgaaaaagactaAATTACCCTTCATTTAACCACAATTTTATCAACACCACTGCACACCTATCACCTCAAACGCTACGTATCATTaccattaaatttttatttcttttcatattttttttcttctaatatcatcttaaattatcattcaaatattaaatatacagtttttttttaaaaaaaaatagaaaaccaaagcCTAAAATTTATcaaagattaattaaaatttaaataaataaaaaattaaatgtataatttttttttgaaaaaaatgggaGAACAAATTTGGttgtaaaatctaaaagagaaagtaaaaaaagaaatatttgaagAGATAAGaggataaattttgaaaatttaaaaattgaataagggtaaaagagtaaaaaattagTGTCTCACAAGTTGTGTCTCAGTGTCTCATCAAATTGGAGGTACACAAATTTAGTGTCTCCGTGTCCATCCGTGTCCTCCCGTGTCCATCAAAATTCTGTGTCTCACCAAACCAAACAGCAGACATGTGTCACCGTGTCCATGTCTCAATGAGACATGGACATCAACCAAACACTACCTTAGGGAGCAAAAGTAGCCTCATTGAAGTAGGTTCTAAACTTCACACGGTATGGTACTACTACATAAGCTAAAAATTTCCTTCAATATAGAAGAAATTTTTGCATCATCAATTTAACATTTTTGCTCTGGAATATATCTTCCGTCTTTTTTGTCAATGAATCGGTCTCATATGTTCTTATTTTGCAGATCCATGCCATGTTTGATTTGGGTTATCTGTGGGGATTTAATTTAAAGTGAGATTTTATCTACGACAAATTCATAAATTTGGTTACAGTACATTTTATGTAGAGGGCTGAAATTGAACTATTTTTAATTATGCTATTGAATAATTATCTGTTAGACCAATCTTTGTTGAATCTCCATTTGAATATATTTTGAACTTTGA contains the following coding sequences:
- the LOC107634209 gene encoding uncharacterized protein LOC107634209 isoform X7, which codes for MLALLSRDCSAQRRHQQVRKCSKEAPTGTSCPSQGSGGGDLLPLGTGCCCLYEGMEYTALLSRDCSAQKRHQQTAVMELMKRIAKSHTQIPEKEDCQISRRCQALEERT
- the LOC107634209 gene encoding uncharacterized protein LOC107634209 isoform X6 — translated: MEYTALLSRDCSAQRRHQQVRKCSKEAPTGTSCPSQGSGGGDLLPLGTGCCCLYEGMEYTALLSRDCSAQKRHQQTAVMELMKRIAKSHTQIPEKEDCQISRRCQALEERT
- the LOC107634209 gene encoding uncharacterized protein LOC107634209 isoform X5, producing the protein MMLHNTLLYLTLFLQGLHARARAQEEEIFSLWEQVAVACMKVWNIQLCLAVIAVLKGGTNRYGSAQRRHQQGLHARARAQEEEIFSLWEQVAVACMKVWNIQLCLAVIAVLKRGTNRLL
- the LOC107634209 gene encoding uncharacterized protein LOC107634209 isoform X4, coding for MMLHNTLLYLTLFLQGLHARARAQEEEIFSLWEQVAVACMKVWNIQLCLAVIAVLKGGTNRYGSAQRRHQQGLHARARAQEEEIFSLWEQVAVACMKVWNIQLCLAVIAVLKRGTNRFGSFLLSHKIAGLL
- the LOC107634209 gene encoding uncharacterized protein LOC107634209 isoform X1, whose protein sequence is MILSFKSLLEDATQYFTILNSLFAGTSCPSQGSGGGDLLPLGTGCCCLYEALLSRDCSAQRRHQQVRKCSKEAPTGTSCPSQGSGGGDLLPLGTGCCCLYEGMEYTALLSRDCSAQKRHQQTAVMELMKRIAKSHTQIPEKEDCQISRRCQALEERT
- the LOC107634209 gene encoding uncharacterized protein LOC107634209 isoform X2, producing the protein MILSFKSLLEDATQYFTILNSLFAGTSCPSQGSGGGDLLPLGTGCCCLYEGMEYTALLSRDCSAQRRHQQVRKCSKEAPTGTSCPSQGSGGGDLLPLGTGCCCLYEGMEYTALLSRDCSAQKRHQQVRKFPVIT
- the LOC107634209 gene encoding uncharacterized protein LOC107634209 isoform X3; its protein translation is MGSGGGDLLPLGTGCCCLYEGMEYTALLSRDCSAQRRHQQVRKCSKEAPTGTSCPSQGSGGGDLLPLGTGCCCLYEGMEYTALLSRDCSAQKRHQQTAVMELMKRIAKSHTQIPEKEDCQISRRCQALEERT